The DNA window GCGATCCTCGCCCTACTGGCCGGTGGTGAGTCATCCGCTGCTGCGCCGGGTCCTGCCCGGGCTGGCGGTGTCCGCCCTGGGTGACGGCATGGCCCTGGTCGCGGTGACCTGGCTGGCGTTGCAGCTCGCGCCCCAGGGTCAGCGCGGCACGTGGACGGCCGTCGCGCTGGCGGCGTACACCCTGCCCAGCGCCGCCGGCACCATCGCCTTCGGCCGGCTCCTGGCCGGTCGGAGCGGGGCGCAGCTCGCCGGCTGGGACGCCGTCCTGCGCGCCGGCGCCCTCGCCGCCATCCCCGCCGCCCACCTCGCCGGGGCACTCAGCATCGGCGTGTACGTGGCCCTGCTCGCCGCGTCCTCGCTGCTGCACTCGTGGGGCTCCGCCGGACGCTTCACGCTGATCGCCGAGCTGCTGCCCGAACGGGATCACCTGCCGGCCAACGCGGTGTTCGCCATCCTGGGCCAGGCCGCCACCATCGCCGGCCCGCCGCTGGCGGGCCTCCTGATCGGCGTGGCCGGGCCGGTGTGGGTCCTCGCGCTCGACGCGCTCAGCTTCGCCGTGCTGGCCCTCACCTACCGCCTCGTCGTTCCCGCCGGCAGGCGCGCGGCGCCGACGGAGGCGATCCCGTCCCGCACGGCCGGCTTCGGCGTCATCCGCGAGCACCGGGCCCTGCGCGGCCTGCTGGCCGTGACCTTCGGGTTCTTCCTGCTCTTCGGCCCGTTCTACGTGGCCATGCCCGTCCTGGTCACCGAAGAGCTGCGCGGCTCCGCGACGACCCTCGGGCTGTACTACACGGCGTTCGGCGCCGGTTCCCTCCTCGGCGGTCTCGCCACCGGCCACCTGCGCCGCTGGCCGCTGTGGCCCACCATCATCGGCATCGTGGTCGGGTTCGGCGCCGCCATGCTGCCGCTCGGCCTGGACGTGCCCGTCGGCCTCTCGCTGCCGGCCTTCGCCCTGGCCGGCCTCCTCTGGGCTCCCTACACGTCCACGTCGATGGCGCTGTTCCAGCGCAGCGTCACCGGCGCGAGGCTCCCGCAGGCCCTGGCCGCCCACGGCGCGGTGGTCGTCCTGGCGGTGCCACTCGGCACCATGCTCGGCGGCCCCCTGACGGCCGCGCTCGGCGCCCGGCACACCCTGCTGCTGTGCGCCGCCGCGACGATCGCTCTCGGCGCGGTCGCCGCCGGGCTCGCCCGCCCGCACCGCGGGCCGCCCCCGACCGGCGACGAGCCGGACGGGACCGGCCCGGCGCCCGAGCGGCGACTCCGACCGGACGACGCCGTGGGCTCGGGCACCCCCTGAGCCCAGCGCCCGACCGGGGTAGGAGGGTGGGGCTATGGTCGGGCGGTGGATGAGCTGTTCGAGCCGGCAGGGACGCTGCGCTCGGCGTACCGCGAGGTGGACTGGGCGTCCACGTCACTGGGCCCGGTGCGCGACTGGAGCCCGACGTTGCGTGCGGCCGTCGACCTCACCCTGCACTCCCGGTTCCCGGTGACGCTGTTCTGGGGCCCGGAGTTCGTCATGGTCTACAACCAGGCCTACGTCGAGTTGATCGGGCAGAAGCATCCGGCCGCGCTCGGCGCCCCCGCGGCGCGGGTGTTCGCCGAGATCTGGGACGTCATCGGGCCGATGCTCCGCTCGGTGCGGTCGACCGGGCGCGCGACCTGGACGCGGGACATGCGGCTGCTCATGGACCGGCGCGGCTATCCCGAGGAGTGCTTCTTCACGTTCTCCTACTCCGCGGTCCGCGGCCCGGACGGCCGGGCCGAGGGCGTGATCGACATCGCGACGGAGACCACCACGCAGGTGCTGTCCCAGCGGCGGCTGATCATGCTGGTCGGGCTCAGCGACGCCCTCAGCGGCCTCGAGGACCCGGCGGAGATCCTCGACCGGGCTCTGCGGGTGCTGCGCACCGATCCGCAGGACCTGCCGGACGTCGACATCCTCGTCGCAGACGCCGCCGGCGACGCCGGTCGCCCACCGCTGCCCGCGCTGTCGTCGACGATCCTCCGCGACGGGGACTTCGCGCTGGAGACGACGGCCGACGTCCCCGTGATGCGGATGCGCCTGCCGGGCCCGGCACCGTCCGCGGAGACGGTCCTGGTGGCACGGCTGAGCCAGCACCTCCCCCTCGACGACGGCTACGTGGGGTTCGTGCGGCTGCTGGGCGCGACGGTGGCACAGGCGCTGCAGCGGGCCCAGGCGCGCCAGGCCGAGCGGCGGGTCGCGATCCTGGAACGGGACCTCTCCGAGCGGCTGCAACGCAGCCTGCTGACCCCACCCGCCCAGCCGCCCGGGACCGAGGTGGCGGTCCGCTACCAGCCCGCGGCGGAACGCGCGCGGATCGGCGGCGACTGGTACGACGCGTTCCTGCTGCCCGACGGCGCCCTCACCCTGGTAATCGGGGACGTGGCGGGCCACGACCAGCAGGCCGCCGCGGCCATGGCGCAGATCCGCAACGTGCTGCGCGGGGTCGCGTACACGGCGGGGAAGCCGCCGGGCGGGGTGCTGGAGGGCCTGGAGGCGACGACGCGGGGCCTGGGCGTGAACGTGTTGGCGACCGCGGTCCTGGCCCGGCTGGAGCAGGCCGGCAACGGCGTACACACCCTGTCGTGGTCCAACGCCGGGCACCCGCCGCCGGTCCTGGTCGCCCCCGACGGGACCGCGACCCTGCTGCGCACGCCGCCGGAGATGCTGCTGGGCGTCCAGGCCGGCGTCGCGCGCGGCGACCACCGGGTCACCCTCGCGCCCGGCAGCGCCGTCGTCCTGTACACCGACGGCCTGATCGACCGGCGCGACGCGATCATCGACGACGGGTTGGCGGAGCTGGTGCGGAGCCTCACCGGCCGGCACGGGTCGACCGCCGAGCAGCTCTGCGACGAGTTGCTGGCCCGGTTCGCCGCCAGCAGCGACGACGACATCGCCCTGCTCGTGCTGCGGATCCCGCCGGAGCCCGCCGGCACACCGGGGTAGGGCGGCCGGGCCGGGGTGAGGCGGGCGGATAAGCGGAATGCAGGTAGCCTCTTTTCCCATGGGCGGTTCCGGACCGCCGGCCGACATCAACTCCACGGGGGCCGGGCACGCGCGAGGGGAGACGTCGTCTCTGCTCTCCCGGGCCTTCACGGCGGCCACCATCACGGAGCTGCGGCATGCCGTCGCCGCGGCCCTCGCGGCGGCGGGGCTGGCGGGCGAGCCCGCCGAGGACTTCGTCCTGGCGGTCCACGAGCTGGCCACCAACGCCGTACGCCACGGCGGCGGCGCGGGCCAGCTGCACCTGCGGCGGCAGGGCGACCTCCTGCTCTGCGACGTCGTCGATCATGGGGCGGGCGTCGACGCGCCGCCGATCCGGCAGGTCGCCGGGGACGCGGCGGGCGGCCGGGGCCTCTGGCTGGCGGACCACCTGGCCGACTCGCTGAGCCTGCACCGCCGCGTCGACGGCCTGACCGCCACGGTCACCATCGCGCTGCGCTGACCGGATCGGTGCGGGACCGGCACCCTCAGTCGACGTCGACCCAGTCGAGGGTGCGGCCGACCGCCTTCTTCCACCGGGCGTAGCCGGTCTCGCGCTGCTCCGGCGACCAGGTCGGCTGCCAGCGCCGGCTCTCGTTCCAGTTCTCGCGCAGTTCGTCGGTGCTCTTCCAGAACCCGACGGCGAGCCCGGCCGCGTAGGCGGCGCCCAGGGCGGTGGTCTCGGCGACCACCGGGCGGCTGACCGGCACACCGAGGATGTCCGCCTGGAGCTGCATGCAGAGGTCGTTGACCGTGACGCCGCCGTCGACCTTCAGGCACTCCAGGGGCACCCCGCAGTCCTGCTCCATGGCCTCGGCCACGTCGCGGCTCTGGTAGCAGATCGACTCCAGGGTGGCCCGGGCGATGTGCGCGTCGGTGTTGAACCGGGACAGTCCGACGATCGCGCCGCGGGCGTCGGAGCGCCAGTACGGGGCGAACAGCCCGGAGAACGCCGGCACGAAGTACACGCCGCCGTTGTCCTCGACCTGACGGGCCAGGATCTCGCTCTGCGCGGCGCTGCTGATGATCTTGAGCTGGTCGCGCAGCCACTGCACGGCCGAGCCGGTGACCGCGATCGAACCCTCCAGCGCGTAGACCGGCGCCTCGTCGCCGAACTGGTAGCAGACCGTGGTGAGCAGCCCGGCCGTGGACCGCACGATGTCGGTGCCGGTGTTGACCAGCATGAAGTTGCCCGTGCCGTACGTGTTCTTCGCCTCGCCCGGCGCGAAGCAGACCTGCCCCACCGTGGCGGCCTGCTGGTCGCCCAGGTCACCGGTGATCCGGACGGGGCTGCTGAACGGCCCGTGCGGCACCGTGCTGCCGTAGGAGCGCGGGTCGGAGGACGGCCGGATCTCGGGCAGCATGGCCCGCGGGATGCCGAAGAACGACAGCATCTCGTCGTCCCAGTCGAGCGTCTCCAGGTTCATGAGCATCGTGCGGCTGGCGTTGGTGGGGTCGGTGACATGCACGCCGCCCTCGGTGCCGCCGGTCAGGTTCCACAGCAGCCAGGTGTCGGTGTTGCCGAAGACGGCCTCGCCCCGCTCGGCCGCCTCCCGGACCCCGTCGACGTTCTCCAGGATCCACTGGATCTTCCCGCCGGAGAAGTACGTCGCCGGCGGCAGCCCCGCCCGGCTCCGGATGACGTCGCCCCGGCCCTCGCGTTCCAGCGCCGAGGCGATCCGGTCGGTGCGGGTGTCCTGCCAGACGATCGCGTTGTAGTAGGGCCGGCCGGTCCGGCGGTTCCACACCACCGTGGTCTCACGCTGGTTGGTGATGCCGAGCGCGGCGAGGTCGGAGCCGGCCAGGCCGTGCTCGTTCATCGCGGTCTGGACCACCGTCTGGGTCCGTTCCCAGATCTCCAGAGGGTTGTGCTCGACCCAGCCCGCCCGCGGCAGGATCTGCTGGTGTTCGAGCTGGTGGCGGCCGACCTCGTTGCCGCCATGGTCGAAGATCATGAAACGGGTGCTGGTGGTGCCCTGGTCCACGGCGCCGACGAAGTCAGCCATGCGGGGGTCTCCTCACTACGGGCGGCGCGGGTGTCATCGTGACGTGAACCGTAGGAAAGGTCGCGAGGCCGGGTCAACGAAACCCCCCTCACACGAGCCGCGCCATGCGCACCGACGGCCGCTCACCCCGCAGATGCCGCTCCTGATGCTGCGCACCGCCCCAGGTTCCGCACGGGTGGCGGGAGATCGTGGGATCAGTCGGTCGGCAGGAGTGGGCGCATGAAGGTGCGTTCGTAGCGCAGGACGCAGCCCGACTCGTCGCGGATCCGGTCGGCCGCCACGAACTCCGGGTCGTCGCCGAACCGTGCGCGGTAGCGCTCGTACGCCGCCAGGCTCTCGAAGCTGAACAAAGCCTCGGCCCGGTCGCTGGCTCCCTCGGCGGGCAGGAAGTAGCCGTGGTGCACGCCGCCGTGCTTGGCCACCAGCCGCATCCACTCGCGGGCGAAGCGTTCGAACGCCTCGATCTGCGCGGGGTCGACGGTGTAGTGCACGACGCAGGTGATCACGACGCCCACCCTACGGGCCGCCGTGCCGGCGCTCCCGCGGCGGGAGCGCCGGCACGGCCGGGACAGGGAGTGTCAGCCGCAGCCCAACGCCTGGTCGTAGCCGCGCGGCACGTCCCCGGCGACGACCTTGTCCGCGGTCTCCCAGAACACCTCCGGCCAGTCGCCCTCGTCCTTCATCTGGTGCAGCACCTTCCAGTTGTGGCTGCTGCGCAGCGCGTCGGCGGCCCGCCGGAGGGCGGCGTCGTCGCCGGCCCGCTTGGCGCGCTGCCATTCGGCGATCCAGGCGCAGCCGATCCGGGACGTCACCTGGGCACCGAACTGGTACGCGTCGTTGGTCCCGAGGCCGGCCAGCGCGGCCTTGTCGAAGTCCGGCGGCAGGGGAATGTCGGCGAGCACGACGGTGGCCCGCTCCTCCACGCGGGCCGGCGTGACGATCTCCGGCGGGAGCGCGGCCAGCCAGGTCCGCACGTCAACGCGGACGACGTGGGTGAGGGTCCGGTCGAACTCGGTCCGGTTCCCGCCGCCGGCGCGGAGTTCGACGAAGACGCCGTCGCGGGGGCGGAGCATGACCGCGAAGTCGTCCGAGCTGTAGCGGAACAGGTCACCGTCCCACCCGTCTACCTTCACCGCCTCCGGTGCGCTGACGTGGCGCCGGTCCGCGTGGTAGCCGTCGTACTGGTCGGCCGGGTACCAGTTCATGTCGAACTGCCGTCCGCCCTTGCCGAACGCGATGGTGCCCTGCTTCTCGGCGAACCCGTAGACGGTGATCACCCGCCAGCCGGGCTCGTCGATCAACAGTCGGGGGTTCTGCTCGGCGGCCTTCAACGCCACCGGCGAGTAGACGACGGAGGTGGCCGGCCCGGCGGTCGGCCCGGCGGAGGTGCCCCCCGGGGCGGCCTGGCGGTCGCCCGGCGGCGCGCCGAACATCGTGGACACGGCGATGAGGCCGACGAGCGCCGCGGCCGCGGTCAGCGGGCCGGCGAGGCGGCGGACCAGGCCGCGACGCGCCCGGGAGCGGGGCTGCGGTGCTTCGGCGACGCGGTCGAGCGTCGGTTCGGACATGATTTCCTCCAGGAGGGCCTGCTTCGCCCCTTCGAGGCGCCCGATGACATCGGGTCGGTAAGGGTCGGCGTCTCGGACCATCCGGTCGAGGTGCTCCTCGGTCATCTGCCCTCCTTCGGGGCGGGTGCGGTCACGACGTCGAGTACATGTCCGGGTCGTCCGAGGTCGTCACCGACGAGTTCGCGGAGCCGGGCCCGCGCCCGCGAGAGGCGGGTACGCACGGCGGCCGGGCTCACCCGGAGGACCTCGGCCGCCTCGCGCGGTTCGAGTCCCTCCCAGACGGTGAGCAGCAGCACCTCCCGGTCCAGCTCCCCCAGCCGGGTCAGCGCGGCCCGGATGGCGAGCCGTTCCGGCACCTCGCTGCCCGGGTCGCCGCCGATCACCGCGGTGATCCGTTGGCGTAGCCGCTCCCCCAGCCGCTGCCGGCGTACGCCGCCGCGGTGGTGGTTGGCGAGCACGCGGCGGGCGACGCCGTACAGCCAGAGCCGGGCCTCGCCGTCGGCCGGCAGGTCCCGTCTTCGGCGCCAGGCGACCAGGAAGGTCTCGGCGACGACGTCGGCCGCGTCCTCGGGCTGCGCGACGCGGCGCAGGGCGTACGCCAGCAGCGGCCCGAAGTCGGCCGCGTAGACGCGTCGGAAGCGTTCCTCGTGCTCGGTCCCGGAGCTCACGTCCGTCCCATGTCCGGTCGGGCCCCCATCGTGACAGGGAATCCGTCAGCCGGGATGCAGGTGCGTGCGCCGGGTCTTGCGTCCCGCCTCGTACGCCGCCCGGGCGGCCCGCCCCTCCACGGTGGTGGAGACCTCGGCGACCGGCACGTCCCACCAGGCGCCGGCGTCCGGTCCGGCCTCGAACCGGTCGGTCCGCACGTGCACCACGGTGGTCCGGGTGACCGCCTTCGCCGTCGCCAGCGCCGCGCGGAGCTGCGCCATGGTGGACACCCGGATCAGGTCGGCGCCGAGGCTCGCCGCGTTGGCGCCGAGGTCGATCGGCAGCGGCTCCCCGGACCGGTCGGCGTAGGCGGTGCCGAGCCGGTGCGCGCCGACGCTCTCCGAGAGCCGGCCGATCGAGGCGAAGCCGGAGTTGTCGACCAGCACCACGACCAGCTTGACGCCCTCGGCGACCGCGGTGGCCAGCTCGCTGGGCAGCATGAGGTAGGAGCCGTCGCCGACCAGCACGAACACCTCGCGCTCCGGCGCGGCCAGCTTCACCCCGATCCCGCCGGCGATCTCGTAGCCCATGCAGGAGTAGCCGTACTCGACGTGGTAGCTCTTGGGGTCCTCGCTGCGCCACAGCCGGTGCAGGTCGCCGGGCATCGACCCGGCGGCGCACACCACCACGCCGCGCGGGCCGGCGGCGTCGTTGACGGCGCCGATCACCGCGGTCTGGGTGGGCGGCGCGTCCGGGTCGGCGTGCCGGGCGCGGTCCGCGACGGCCGTCCACCGCTCGCGCAGCCGGGTCACCGACTCCCGGTACGCCGGCTCGGTGGCCCAGCCGGCGCAGGCCTCGCCGAGGACCGTGAGGCTCTCCCGCGCGTCGCCGACGACCTGCGTGCCGGACAGTTTCGCCGCGTCGAAGCGGGTGACGTTGAGGTTGACGAACCGCGTGCCGTCGCCGAACAGGGTGCCGGAGGCGGTGGTGAAGTCGCTGTAGCGGGTGCCCACCCCGATCACCACGTCCGCGCCGGCCGCGATCTCGTTGGCGGCGGTGGTGCCGGTGACGCCGACCGCGCCGAGGGCGAGCGGATGGTCGTGCCGCAGCGCGCCGGTGCCGGCCTGGGACTCGGCGACCGGCACGCCGTGCTCCTCGGCGAACCGGCGCAGCGCCTCGGTCGCCCCGCTGTAGATCACCCCGCCGCCGGCCACCAGCAGCGGCCGGCGGGCCGCCCGCACGATCCCGGCCGCGCGGGCCAGCGCCGCCTCGTCGGCGCGGGGCCGCGGCACGTGCCAGACCCGTTCGGCGAACAGCTCGTCCGGCCAGTCGTACGCCTCGGCCTGCACGTCCTGCGGCAGGGCGAGGGTGACCGCGCCGGTCTCCGCCGGGTCGGTGAGCACCCGCATGGCGGCGAGCAGCGCCACGGGCAGCTGCTCGGGCCGGTTGATCCGGTCCCAGTAGCGGGAGACCGGCCGCAGCGCGTCGGTGACGCTCACGTCGTAGGAGCGCGGGTCCTCCAGCTCCTGGAGCACCGGGTTGGCGACCCGGGTGGCGAAGATGTCGCCGGGCAGGAGCAGCACCGGCAGCCGGTTGATGGTGGCGCCGGCGGCGCCGGTGACCAGGTTCGTGGCGCCGGGGCCGATCGAGGTGGTGCAGGCCAGGGTGCTGAGCCGGTCGGTCATCCGGGCGTACGCCGCGGCCGTGTGCACCATGCCCTGCTCGGTGCGGCAGAGGTGGTACGGCAGGTCGGCGCCGGCGGTGGCCAGGGCCTCGCCGAGCCCGGCGACGTTGCCGTGGCCGAAGATGCCGAAGCAGGCCGGGACGAGCCGCTGCCGCCGCCCGTCGCGCTCGGAGAACTGCCGGGCCAGGAACGTCACGACCGCCTGCGCCACCGTCAACCTGGGCATCACGCCTCCTTCGTCCCGGGCCGGGTCAGCGGCAGCCGCGGGTCCACCGGTTGGCCGACCCAGCTGCCCCGGATCCAGCCGTGCCGGGGATCGTCCACACAGGCCATGGTCCGGGCGGCGCCGGGTCCGGCCAGCACGTTCAGGTAGTAGAGGTCGTAGCCCGGGGCGGCCATCGACGGCCCGTGGTAGCCGTAGGGGACGAGCACCACGTCGCCGGTGCGCACCTCGGCCAGCACGTCGATGGGCCGGTCGGCGGTGCCGTAGACCCGCTGGTAGCCCACCGGCCCCTCGCCGGGCGCACCGCCGGCCACCTCGAAGTAGTAGACCTCCTCCAGCGCGGCCTCGACCCGCCCGTCGTCGTACGCCCGCTCCTGCTCGTGCTTGTGCGGCGGGTACGACGACCAGTTGCCGCCGGGCGTGAGCACCTCCACGGCGACCAGCCGGTCGCAGTCGAAGGCGTCCGGCGCGCAGAAGTTGTTGACCTGCCGGCTGGCCGGGCCGGCGCCGCGCAGTTCCACCGGCACGTCGCGGGCCGCGCCGTAGCGGGGCGACAGCCGGCGGGTGGCCCGCGCCGACGGCAGCGCGAAGCGTCCCGCGCCGCGGATCGTCACGTCGGCGTCCCGAGGCAGGTAGGCGAAGTCGGTGACCGCGGCGAACACCGACTCGCGCCCGGTCAGCGCGAGCCGTAGCCCGTCGCAGTGCACGGTGGCGGCGCCGGCCAGCGGCAGGACCAGCATCTCCTCGTCGCCGGTGGTGAAGCTGACCTCGCCGCCGGCGGGCAGGGTGAGCACCCGCAGCCCGGCGTAGGTCCAGCCGGCTCGCTCGGGGGTGACCTCCAGCGCCCACGGCGCGCGGGCCGTGCCGCCCCAGGGCAGGTGCGCGTCGGGGGTCCTCACGCGTCCTGCCCGGTGGGCAGCAGCGACCCGGCCAGGTCCACGGCGGCGGCCACGTCGTCGGCGGGCGGGTAGAGCAGCGCCCGGCCGACCACCAGGCCGCGCACGCCGGGCAGCCGCAACGCCCGCGCCCACCGGGCGTACACGACGTCCGGCGCCTCCACCGGGTCGCCGCCGAGGAGCAGGACCGGCAGCGTGGTCGCGGCCATCACCCGCTCCATCTCGTCGACGGCCGGCAGCTTCAACCAGGTGTACGCGCTGGTCGCGCCGAGCGCCTGCCCGACGCTGACACCCTTGATGACCGCCTCCGGGCGCAGGTCGGCGCTGACCCGGCCGCCGTCGCGGGCCACCCACAGCGGTTCGACGAGCGCCACGGTGCGGTGCGCGGCGAGGGCGGTGACCGCCTGGGCGCAGGCCTGGAGGGTGGAGGCGGTGGCCGGGTCGTCCGGGTCGATCCGGCAGAGCATCTTGCCGCCGTCGTAGCGCATCGCGGCGATGCTGTCGGCGTCGTAGGCGGTGAACCGGTCGTCGAGTTCGAAGGTGGCGCCGGAGAGGCCGCCGCGGTTCATCGAGCCGATGGCCAGGCGGTTCTCCAGCGCCCCGAGCAGCAGCAGGTCCTCCAGGATGTCCGGGGTGCCGAGCACGCCGTCGACGCCGGGCCGGGACAGCGCCACGCGCAACCGGTCGAGCAGGTCCACCCGCCCGGCCATGGCCATCGGCCGATCGCGTACGCCGAGGGCGCCGCGGGCCGGGTGGTCGGCGGCGATGATGAACAGCGGCCGGCCGGGTTCGGGCCAGGGCCGGCGGGTACGGCGGGCGGCGGCTTCGGCGATCGCCTGCGGCCGGTGCGCGCGGGTGCGGGTCAGCGCGTCGTACTCGGTGCTCACCGGTCTTCTCCTGTCAGGGCGGCGGTCGACGGCGCCGGACGCGGTGTGGCGTCCCCGGCCAGCGCCGCCGTCTCGGCGTAGTCGGGCATGGCGGCGGAGCAGGCCAGTCGGGAGGCGACGATCGCGCCGGCGGCGTTGGCGAAGCGCATGGTCCGCTCCAGCGGCCAGCCGCGCAGCAGCCCCAGGCAGAGCGCGCCGCCGAAGGCGTCGCCGGCGCCCAGCCCGTTGACCACGTCCACCGGCACCGGCGGCACCCGTACGCTCTGCTCGGCGGTGCGGGCCAGCACGCCCTCCGGGCCGAGCTTGACCACGGCGAGCCGGGGCCCGCGTTCGAGCAGCAGCGCGGCGGCCCGGTCCGGGTCGCGGGTGCCGACCGCGATCTCCACCTCGTCGAGGTTGCCGACGGCGACGGTGACCCGGGGCAGCGCCTCGGCGACGGCCGCGGTCGCGGCCGCCGGGTCGGGCCAGAACATCGGCCGGTAGTCGAGGTCCAGCACGGTGTGCGGGCGACCGGCGCGGGCGGCGAGCGCGGCGGTGTGCGCGTCCCGGCTGGGCTGCTGGCACAGGCCGGTGCCGGTGAGCCAGAAGACGCGGGCCGAGGTGACGGCGTCGAGGTCCAGCTCCTCGGGCCGGATCTGGAGGTCGGGGGCCGTGGGCGTGCGGTAGAACCACAGCGGGAAGTGGTCCGGCGGGAAGATCTCGCAGAAGGTGATCGGGGTGGGCAGCCCGTCGACCGGGCGGACCTGGCTGTCGTCCACACCGAACTCGCGCAGCGCCCGGTGCACGTAGCCGGCGAAGGCGTCGGCGCCGGTGCGGGTGATCAACCCGGCGCGCAGGCCCTGCCGGCTGGCCGCGACCGCCACGTTGGTGGGGCTGCCGCCGAGGAACCTGCCGAACGTCTCGACCTCGGCCAGCGGCGTGGCGACCTGCAACGGATAGATGTCCACCCCGACCCGGCCGATGGTGAGCACATCGAGCATGCGGCGCCCTCCGTCCCGGCCGGCGTCGGCGTGTCCGCCAGCTCGATTCCGTCCCTGATTGGTAACAGTGCCTACGAGTTGTGTCAATGTGTTGTCATGACAACCGTGCTCTGCGCTCCGTGATCGCTTCGGTACAGTGACGCGCATCAGCACGCCGATCCCGCGCAGCCGCAGCGAGGAGGATTCCGTGACCGGCCCCGAGATCGCGGTCGACCGCAGCAGCCCGGTCCCGCTCTACTTCCAGGTCGCGCAGCAGTTCGCCGCGGCGATCCAGCGCGGTGAGCTGGCCCCGGGTGACCGCCTGGACAGCGAGTTGCAGCTGGCCGACCGGCTGGGCCTGTCCCGGCCCACCGTGCGGCAGGCCATCCAGCACCTGGTCGACAAGGGACTGATCGTCCGCCGGCGGGGCGTGGGCACCCAGGTGGTGCGGGGCGAGGTCCGCCGGGCCGTCGAGCTGACCAGCCTGCACGACGACCTGGTCCGCGCCGGCCAACGGCCGTCCACCTCGGTGCTGGAGCTGGCCACCGTGGCCTGCCCGCCGGCGGTCGCCGCCGCCCTCGGCGTGCCACCCGGCGGCGAGGTGCAGCACCTGCGCCGGCTGCGGTTCTCCGACGGGGAACCGCTCGCGCTCATGGAGAACTGGCTGCCGGTCGACCAGCCGCGGCTCACCATGGCGGCCCTGCAGGCCGACGGCCTCTACGCGATCCTGCGTGCCGGCGGGCGGCGGATCCGCGGCGCCCAGCAGCGGATCGGGGCGCGGGCCGCCACGGCCGCCGAGGCACAGATGCTGGGCGAGCGGCGTGGCGCGCCCGTGCTCACCATGACCCGCACCGCGTACGACGACCAGGGCCGCTACGTCGAGCACGGCGCCCACATCTACCGCGCCAGCCGCTACTCCCTCGAGGTGACCGTCGCCGAGCGGTGACGGTGGATGTTTCGCGCTCATTTCACTGACAGGTATTTACGTCGTCAGGCTGTCATGACATTGTGGCCGCAAGCACCGCCGGCGGCGGACGTGCGGCCGGTGGGGCGACCCCGCGAGTCTCTTCGAAGTTCCTCCTTGCGAAGGGAAACAGCCCATGTCAGCCAAGCCGAGACGCGCCGCCGGCGTGCTCGCCGCCTTCACCGCCGTCGCCCTCGCCGCCACGGCCTGCGGCGGCTCGGACGAGCCCGCCGGTAAGGACGCCAAGAACATCACCCTCACCATCTCCGCCAATTCCATCGTCGGCGGCAAGAACTCCGCCGGCGCGGAGTGGATCGAGAAGTGGGTCATCCCCAAGTTCGTCGAGGCGCAGAAGGCCAAGGGCGTCACCGCCAAGGTGACGTTCGTGCCCAGTGGCGTCGACGACGAGCAGTACAAGACCAAGCTGGCCCTGGACCTGCGCTCCAAGGGCGGCGCCGACGTGATCGCCGTGGACGGCATCTGGGTCGGCGAGTTCGTCCAGGCCGGCTACCTCAAGCCGCTGTCCGAGGTGGCCGGTGACCAGGTCGAATCCTGGGAGGGCTGGTCCCAGATCCCGGAGACCGTGCAGGGCCTCGGCTCGTTCGAGAACAAGCGCTACGCCATCCCGCTCGGCACCGACGGCCGGGTCCTCTACTACAACAAGAAGCTCTTCGCCCGGGCCGGCCTGCCCGCCGACTGGCAGCCGAAGAGCTGGCAGGAGATCCTCGACGCCGGCGCCAAGCTCAAGGCGCTGCCCGGGGTGAC is part of the Micromonospora halotolerans genome and encodes:
- the iolD gene encoding 3D-(3,5/4)-trihydroxycyclohexane-1,2-dione acylhydrolase (decyclizing), with protein sequence MPRLTVAQAVVTFLARQFSERDGRRQRLVPACFGIFGHGNVAGLGEALATAGADLPYHLCRTEQGMVHTAAAYARMTDRLSTLACTTSIGPGATNLVTGAAGATINRLPVLLLPGDIFATRVANPVLQELEDPRSYDVSVTDALRPVSRYWDRINRPEQLPVALLAAMRVLTDPAETGAVTLALPQDVQAEAYDWPDELFAERVWHVPRPRADEAALARAAGIVRAARRPLLVAGGGVIYSGATEALRRFAEEHGVPVAESQAGTGALRHDHPLALGAVGVTGTTAANEIAAGADVVIGVGTRYSDFTTASGTLFGDGTRFVNLNVTRFDAAKLSGTQVVGDARESLTVLGEACAGWATEPAYRESVTRLRERWTAVADRARHADPDAPPTQTAVIGAVNDAAGPRGVVVCAAGSMPGDLHRLWRSEDPKSYHVEYGYSCMGYEIAGGIGVKLAAPEREVFVLVGDGSYLMLPSELATAVAEGVKLVVVLVDNSGFASIGRLSESVGAHRLGTAYADRSGEPLPIDLGANAASLGADLIRVSTMAQLRAALATAKAVTRTTVVHVRTDRFEAGPDAGAWWDVPVAEVSTTVEGRAARAAYEAGRKTRRTHLHPG
- the iolB gene encoding 5-deoxy-glucuronate isomerase gives rise to the protein MRTPDAHLPWGGTARAPWALEVTPERAGWTYAGLRVLTLPAGGEVSFTTGDEEMLVLPLAGAATVHCDGLRLALTGRESVFAAVTDFAYLPRDADVTIRGAGRFALPSARATRRLSPRYGAARDVPVELRGAGPASRQVNNFCAPDAFDCDRLVAVEVLTPGGNWSSYPPHKHEQERAYDDGRVEAALEEVYYFEVAGGAPGEGPVGYQRVYGTADRPIDVLAEVRTGDVVLVPYGYHGPSMAAPGYDLYYLNVLAGPGAARTMACVDDPRHGWIRGSWVGQPVDPRLPLTRPGTKEA
- a CDS encoding Cgl0159 family (beta/alpha)8-fold protein, producing MSTEYDALTRTRAHRPQAIAEAAARRTRRPWPEPGRPLFIIAADHPARGALGVRDRPMAMAGRVDLLDRLRVALSRPGVDGVLGTPDILEDLLLLGALENRLAIGSMNRGGLSGATFELDDRFTAYDADSIAAMRYDGGKMLCRIDPDDPATASTLQACAQAVTALAAHRTVALVEPLWVARDGGRVSADLRPEAVIKGVSVGQALGATSAYTWLKLPAVDEMERVMAATTLPVLLLGGDPVEAPDVVYARWARALRLPGVRGLVVGRALLYPPADDVAAAVDLAGSLLPTGQDA
- the iolC gene encoding 5-dehydro-2-deoxygluconokinase; amino-acid sequence: MLDVLTIGRVGVDIYPLQVATPLAEVETFGRFLGGSPTNVAVAASRQGLRAGLITRTGADAFAGYVHRALREFGVDDSQVRPVDGLPTPITFCEIFPPDHFPLWFYRTPTAPDLQIRPEELDLDAVTSARVFWLTGTGLCQQPSRDAHTAALAARAGRPHTVLDLDYRPMFWPDPAAATAAVAEALPRVTVAVGNLDEVEIAVGTRDPDRAAALLLERGPRLAVVKLGPEGVLARTAEQSVRVPPVPVDVVNGLGAGDAFGGALCLGLLRGWPLERTMRFANAAGAIVASRLACSAAMPDYAETAALAGDATPRPAPSTAALTGEDR
- a CDS encoding GntR family transcriptional regulator, with product MTGPEIAVDRSSPVPLYFQVAQQFAAAIQRGELAPGDRLDSELQLADRLGLSRPTVRQAIQHLVDKGLIVRRRGVGTQVVRGEVRRAVELTSLHDDLVRAGQRPSTSVLELATVACPPAVAAALGVPPGGEVQHLRRLRFSDGEPLALMENWLPVDQPRLTMAALQADGLYAILRAGGRRIRGAQQRIGARAATAAEAQMLGERRGAPVLTMTRTAYDDQGRYVEHGAHIYRASRYSLEVTVAER